The Brachyhypopomus gauderio isolate BG-103 chromosome 2, BGAUD_0.2, whole genome shotgun sequence genome contains a region encoding:
- the mettl22 gene encoding methyltransferase-like protein 22 isoform X2, protein MAMDQVTLRSDTVLSDVHLLLPNTRHLMTRLNSVGQPVFVSKFKILWAEEVKSETCEGRSPKEEEVVVEHHLLDDDGVEHHLLDDDGEEHHLLDDDGDLDVTRRPVNVAPDREGVHPAILSLSAEVTGDEDDEVEEEACLKDVIRIEHTMATMLEDVGKQVWRGALLLSDFILSHRAMFQGATVLELGAGTGLASIVMASVAKMVYCTDVGEDLLSMCQRNVSLNKRFIDPAAEHEVKVRHLDWTADDFPPDVDSQFGWSGDEVAQLHDDATFLMAADVCYDDDLTDALFRTLYRITSNLHHPSTAYFCIEKRLNFTLRHMDVSCEAYDHFHHRLQQLASLSDGKTRFVVARLPCSFPQVFQYERVDQLEIWKVSASPL, encoded by the exons ATGGCCATGGACCAGGTCACCTTGAGAAGTGACACCGTGCTCTCCGATGTGCATCTACTGCTCCCAAACACTCGCCACCTCATGACTCGCCTCAATAGTGTAGGACAGCCAG tctttgtgtcaaagttcaAGATCCTGTGGGCGGAGGAAGTAAAGTCAGAGACGTGTGAGGGGCGATCTCCcaaagaggaggaggtggtggtagaacaccacctcctcGATGATGACggggtagaacaccac CTCCTCGATGATGACGGGGAAGAACACCACCTCCTCGATGATGACGGGGACCTGGACGTGACGCGGAGGCCCGTGAACGTGGCACCCGACCGAGAGGGCGTTCACCCAGCCATCCTCAGCCTGTCCGCGGAGGTGACCGGTGATGAAGACGATGAGGTGGAGGAAGAAGCCTGCTTGAAGGATGTCATCAGAATCG AGCACACGATGGCCACAATGCTGGAGGACGTTGGGAAGCAA GTTTGGCGGGGAGCTTTGCTGTTATCCGACTTCATCCTCTCGCACCGTGCCATGTTCCAGGGAGCGACCGTCCTCGAGCTGGGGGCGGGAACCGGCCTCGCCAGCATCGTCATGGCGAGCGTCGCCAAAATGGTGTACTGCACAG ATGTTGGTGAAGACCTTCTCAGCATGTGTCAGAGAAACGTGTCTCTGAACAAGCGCTTTATTGATCCTGCAG CCGAGCACGAGGTGAAGGTGAGGCACCTCGACTGGACCGCTGACGATTTCCCCCCAG ACGTGGACTCCCAGTTCGGCTGGAGCGGAGACGAGGTGGCGCAGCTTCACGACGACGCCACGTTCCTGATGGCGGCAGAcg TTTGCTATGACGACGACCTCACCGATGCCCTGTTCCGAACTCTGTACCGAATCACCAGCAACCTGCACCACCCCAGCACAGCCTACTTCTGCATCGAGAAAAG GCTGAACTTCACCCTGCGTCACATGGACGTGTCCTGTGAGGCCTACGACCACTTCCACCACCGCCTGCAGCAGCTGGCGTCCCTGAGCGACGGGAAGACGCGGTTTGTCGTGGCGCGCCTGCCCTGCTCCTTCCCCCAGGTCTTCCAGTACGAGCGCGTGGACCAGCTG GAGATTTGGAAGGTGTCTGCATCCCCCCTTTAA
- the mettl22 gene encoding methyltransferase-like protein 22 isoform X1 — translation MAMDQVTLRSDTVLSDVHLLLPNTRHLMTRLNSVGQPVFVSKFKILWAEEVKSETCEGRSPKEEEVVVEHHLLDDDGVEHHLLDDDGVEHHFLDDDGEEHHLLDDDGEEHHLLDDDGDLDVTRRPVNVAPDREGVHPAILSLSAEVTGDEDDEVEEEACLKDVIRIEHTMATMLEDVGKQVWRGALLLSDFILSHRAMFQGATVLELGAGTGLASIVMASVAKMVYCTDVGEDLLSMCQRNVSLNKRFIDPAAEHEVKVRHLDWTADDFPPDVDSQFGWSGDEVAQLHDDATFLMAADVCYDDDLTDALFRTLYRITSNLHHPSTAYFCIEKRLNFTLRHMDVSCEAYDHFHHRLQQLASLSDGKTRFVVARLPCSFPQVFQYERVDQLEIWKVSASPL, via the exons ATGGCCATGGACCAGGTCACCTTGAGAAGTGACACCGTGCTCTCCGATGTGCATCTACTGCTCCCAAACACTCGCCACCTCATGACTCGCCTCAATAGTGTAGGACAGCCAG tctttgtgtcaaagttcaAGATCCTGTGGGCGGAGGAAGTAAAGTCAGAGACGTGTGAGGGGCGATCTCCcaaagaggaggaggtggtggtagaacaccacctcctcGATGATGACggggtagaacaccacctcctcGATGATGACGGGGTAGAACACCACTTCCTCGATGATGACGGGGAAGAACACCACCTCCTCGATGATGACGGGGAAGAACACCACCTCCTCGATGATGACGGGGACCTGGACGTGACGCGGAGGCCCGTGAACGTGGCACCCGACCGAGAGGGCGTTCACCCAGCCATCCTCAGCCTGTCCGCGGAGGTGACCGGTGATGAAGACGATGAGGTGGAGGAAGAAGCCTGCTTGAAGGATGTCATCAGAATCG AGCACACGATGGCCACAATGCTGGAGGACGTTGGGAAGCAA GTTTGGCGGGGAGCTTTGCTGTTATCCGACTTCATCCTCTCGCACCGTGCCATGTTCCAGGGAGCGACCGTCCTCGAGCTGGGGGCGGGAACCGGCCTCGCCAGCATCGTCATGGCGAGCGTCGCCAAAATGGTGTACTGCACAG ATGTTGGTGAAGACCTTCTCAGCATGTGTCAGAGAAACGTGTCTCTGAACAAGCGCTTTATTGATCCTGCAG CCGAGCACGAGGTGAAGGTGAGGCACCTCGACTGGACCGCTGACGATTTCCCCCCAG ACGTGGACTCCCAGTTCGGCTGGAGCGGAGACGAGGTGGCGCAGCTTCACGACGACGCCACGTTCCTGATGGCGGCAGAcg TTTGCTATGACGACGACCTCACCGATGCCCTGTTCCGAACTCTGTACCGAATCACCAGCAACCTGCACCACCCCAGCACAGCCTACTTCTGCATCGAGAAAAG GCTGAACTTCACCCTGCGTCACATGGACGTGTCCTGTGAGGCCTACGACCACTTCCACCACCGCCTGCAGCAGCTGGCGTCCCTGAGCGACGGGAAGACGCGGTTTGTCGTGGCGCGCCTGCCCTGCTCCTTCCCCCAGGTCTTCCAGTACGAGCGCGTGGACCAGCTG GAGATTTGGAAGGTGTCTGCATCCCCCCTTTAA